The following nucleotide sequence is from Trifolium pratense cultivar HEN17-A07 linkage group LG2, ARS_RC_1.1, whole genome shotgun sequence.
TCTTCAATTGCAGGGTCATCTTTGCAAACGGATTCTCCATCCCTTCTTGCAGAAAAGGTAATCTATCTATCATATAAGACAAATAAAGGTTACTATTTGAGAATAATTGATATGCATGCACTCACAATGCACACCtcttttacacatacatcccaAAACTATATCACAATTTGTGTACATGATGCAAAAATTATATCACAAATTGTATCATTCATAAATGTGTTTTTTTCGATTGGATCAAAAAGTCTCATTTGATTCAATAGTGAAACTTATTAATCGAATGGTGAAAACTAAATTATACATGATGCAAGATTTATCTAAATCGTGcggacaaaaataaaaatagccaTGAACTATGCCTTAGGTAGATTATGTATGTAATTTGGTTTACTATTCAATATGAATCCAAACATGTTTGGATTAAAATTTGCAAAAGAAATGAGTCTAATTATATGCTTTCTTTTCAAATTGAGTTTGCAAACCCACTATGGTAAACCAATATCAAGCAAGagtaatttttagttttttttttttgataaagtaatttttagttttatagTACAAAATTAATGTAACTAATTAAAttccaaaattaattaattaattaattaatatatggtATGGTAGATGTTTTTTGTTAGAGAAATATGATTTAAATGATAGAAAACGATGAGACGTATTGTTGTGTAGGATGAGAGGGGACATGCAAGGTCAATGCTAGGACACCATGTTGAAGAAACAATGGATACAAACACAAATGAGAATACAGAGGACATAGTTGATATGGATTATGCACAACCTCATCGGAAAGCACCTATTCACAACGAAAAGCCATGACTCATTGTACCTTAAATGCTTCATTATTATTCATAAATAATACAATATATGTTTAAGTACTTTACAAACAAGCTAGCTCAATGAAAAGTTGTTTAGTAGAATTTTAGTCTTTTGGATGAAGACAATGTATGGTATAATGTTGAGTTCTTTAATTTCGTCAAAGTAATTTGTATTTTGGCTAGGATGAAGTAAACTGTCAAATACATTTAAAGCGAGTACAAGGGTATTTAAAACCCATTACAAAGAGTCACTTATCTCGAAATGATTAGTCTACGTAGTTATCTCGGTTGTAGTTGTGGGGATCGAATCGTACCtatcaagttcaacgtcaatcactaTTAAACCAACTAACAACTGCTAACTCAACATCGTCCTTGAATACCATGAAACATTTTTCCCTCTCAACATCTTTATACAATTCATCATATTTTGTCATCCATGCTCATGCCATTTCaaaatgaataatttacatattTTTCTGAAGAAGAATAGGTTTACATATTAATTTGTTCGGACTCCTGCCATCGCGCtgattcaatatttattttcgTTTCGAATTTTGAATGATCGTCCTTAGGCTAAAAATACCCCAAACAATGctataatgtttttaaaaattctaaaagaATATGCTTATTTTCCTGCTATGgaaatataaattcaaaacataatttctcatttttattaaaaactttGTCCCAAATTGAAAGTcgttttgcttcaaaaaaaaaagttgaaagtCGTTTTTGGCCAAATTCTATCATGTACAccatcattttttaattttcacaactatccttattcaaaaaaataataatatcactaCTATTCCATCTTTAAAAATCCACGAAGAATTGCTTCATGAAGAAAAATCATCAAGAACTTTccatcaaataaaaacaaaaagaagaaagataaaCTTTTGCCTCTTATAATTTTTCAacggtacaatttttttttttctgaagaGGCACCCAAATTAGCATCAGAGAAAATCGAATCTGAGACTTTAAGGAAGAGCATGttctcaggtcccaagccaataccaccagaccaacccaagtggattCGGTTCAAGTTAatcttaacaaaaataaaattcaaattaatcacttATTACAATTGATTTAATTAATCTGTCCTCCgtttgtaaatataaaaaattaattcaagttttatttttgttagagaTTAGGGGCCTTCTTTGGATTTGACTTAATTTTCAACTTATGAAAaaagcttatgcaaataaatcaatttttatgttaattcataaattttctctaacaaaattatatatttataagttgtttttcattaactaccttgaaaagcttaattataataaaagataaaagcttatttatttacgTAAGTTATTTCgtataagttcaaaaataagttaatgcAAATAAGTCATAGATTGGATCTAAGAATGAGCAAAATAAGTCTTTGCTCAAAAAATCGAAGAAGAATTTTTGTATTCTCCACAAAACTTTTTAGAACTTTCTGTGATGGCTAATTAATTTGGGACGTGTGAACTCATGAGTTTCTTGATAAAAATCTTCCGTGCCATATGCATGATGCCGGTGACCCTTTGACATTGTCATGAATCAAAGAAGTCTCGAAACTTGAAAACTTACCTTTTTTCTTTGTCCGAACTGAAAGTAAGAAAATTTGTCCTAAAACGAACAAAGAAAATGCTAACAAATGTCTCCGGCACTAGTCAAAGATACcgatataataaaataaaataaaaaatagaatggTCCCAATAGAATAAAGTGATTTTGATCTCAACCACTCATATGTCATTTTCCTGAAGAACAATGAAATCACACGGTGTTTGTTTGCTGACCATTGAattgaattaattgattaaCTTTCCCTCCAAGCAAGAGTCAACAAAACCATCAAAACCATTAACTTTCACCGTTGTTTATAATTTGACTCCCTCCTCAACATTCTTATAAATACACACTTACAATTAAGCAACATATTATCACATATAGCAACACATTAAATTTTCCCATCATATATTTCATACTTACATTTTTACTCGTAAAACTCGAAgcacaaatatataaatcaaaatgCACAAAAGCACATCAGGTTCGTCGTTGGGACCAGATGGATTGGACTTAACTCAATCCTTTTTTAAGTCCATTTTAAATGCTTCCCCGCCTTCTCCAACAAATCGCCACAACAAGATCTCAGTTATCGGTGCGGGCAACGTGGGAATGGCTATAGCCCAGACCATTCTCACACAAGATCTCGTTGACGAGCTTGTCCTTGTCGATGCTATTCCTGATAAATTACGAGGCGAGATGTTAGATCTACAACATGCAGCGGCTTTTCTCCCCCGCACTAAGATTCAGGCCTCCACCGACTATTCAGTGACGACGGGGTCTGACCTCTGCATCGTCACTGCTGGAGCTCGCCAGCTTAATGGCGAGTCCAGATTGAATTTGCTACAAAGGAATGTTGCTttgtttaagaaaattatacCGCCTTTGGTTCGTTACTCTCCTCACTGTGTTCTTCTAATTGTTTCCAATCCTGTTGATGTCCTCACTTACATTGCTTGGAAACTCTCTGGATTTCCTTCCAACCGTGTCATTGGTTCGGGCACCAACTTGGATTCCTCTCGCTTTCGTTTCCTCATTGCTGATCATCTTGATGTCAATGCTCAAGATGTGCaggtacaatttttttatatacttgattatgtatatttttgttttcacttGTTGAAAACGAATGCATAAATAGTCCAAAATAGTAAACTCAATATTTAATCAATTGAATTTGATATTGTAGGCATACATAGTGGGGGAACATGGTGACAGTTCAGTGGCACTATGGTCAAGCATTAGTGTTGGTGGTGTTCCAGTGTTAAGCTTTTTGGAGAAACAACAAATAGCTTATGAGAAAGAAATGCTAGAAAACATACACAAGGAAGTTATAAATGGTGCATATGAAGTTATCAGTTTAAAAGGGTACACTTCATGGGCAATAGGGTACTCTGTGGCAAACTTAGCAAGAACAATTATGAGGAACCAAAGGAAAATTCACCCTGTTTCTGTTCTTGCAAAAGGATTTTATGGCATTGATGGTGGAGAAGTGTTTATTAGTTTGCCTGCACAGCTTGGTAGAGGAGGTGTATTGGGTGTGACTAATATTCATATGACTGAAGAGGAGATGAAGAGGCTTAAGGACTCTGCCACTACTATTCTTGAAGTGCAGAATCAATTGGGTATTTGAATCTTCTTAATAAAAGATTCAATATATGCACCTTTTCAAAGTTGCAATATTAAAGTTGagcaagaaaaaataaatttggtcTATTAGACTAATCAAGTATTagattcatttttattaaatgttgtagACTAAGACTTGTAGTCCAAGATTAATATATACACATTATGtgatttacttatttttagtGATTTACTTCAACTTCGCGTTGTCTAGTTATTTTGAGTGGTTTACTCGAATAAACTCTATGATCTAGCTTAGTTGTCTAGTTTTTTTGAGTGGTTTACTCGAATAAACACTATGATCTAGCTTAGTTCTACACTCACCTGTATAAATTCACTCGAAAGCTTAAGTCATTGACATTGTCCTTATCGTGAAACATTTTTACATCTCGACAGCATCTTTATACACTTTGCAATATTTTACCATCCATTGCTCATGTCTTTATGATCATGATTGTTGCAGCTTTCGGGACATTACATGCAAAGAGGAGGAGGGTTGTCCTTGTTGAGTGGGGGTGTGTGTTTGAGAGAGAAATATAAATTGGTATATGATTTGATGGCCCATAGTTTGGCCCATCTAGCTTTAGAGAAACCCAACAAGGTTTGGTTGGAAGACATTCCACGAAacttccttttttaaaaaaaataaaaattttagactcttttttttttttttttaaatgaggTTGTAGACTGTAGTCCAAGAAATTTTTTAGGATGGGTAAATATTGTTTGAAGGTGGAAGATGTAATTTAAAAATCGTGGCCTTCTTGAATATTTTCTGAATcaaagtaaaattattttatttctttttgaatAATGTTTGCAATACAATTACAAATTTAGAATGATAAGTAATGAGACTAACCTCTCGAGTATAGATGCTCGAGCTAAGCTATGAGCAATCCGCTTGTCTCGGAACAAAGTTACATTGAAAGTTAGCATGAATTTAATCCATGAAATTCGAATTTAATCTCAATAACATAATATGCATGTGTGTGTTGCGCGCATTATTGTGTGTTCTTAATCCATATGTAATGGGTTTAAGCTTGCTATAAAAGGCTCAAGCAATGATTCATTTCTCATTAGTAAACACCAATTTATTGAATCATTTCtcaattcaataaaaatgaaaaatcaaccTTTCATTTCCTTACAATAAGTAATCATGTAAAGAAGGGACGGGATTATGATTGATGATCAATTTAATCATCCATCTAATTACAACAATTAagcaaatgaaaaaacaaacaaaagagaCTACACTCTCTAATTAAgcaaatacaaaacaaaagtaGACAATACTACTTACTACTACTTCTACTATTAATGTTGTGGCTAGCTAGCAACTTAAAACATCATTAATTGATTGTATATTGGTTCTTTTAAAGTTtcagaagaaaaataaaaaataaaaaggacaaaaaattagggacggagagagtaatgAACATCGGGCAAACATTCAAAACCGTCTGGGATTTGCCTTTTGCAAAAATTGACAAGTTCAGTGAATGCAACTGGAATGTTGAAAACCACTCCCATAATATTTAATCTTAGGGCAGTACACATACAAATTGCAAagtcaaaatcaaataaaccaTCGAGAAAAGTGCAACAAGAGGTTGATGGTATACCGATAGAAGTGTTGAACCACCCTAATACACTTGTGCATGTACCTAATTTGATAACATCACGTGGGCATGTTGCATGAAAAGGGTATGGGTGGTGTGGGGGTTTAGGTGGGGTTCTGGGAGTAGGTTTACAGGGGGTTTTGGGAATGGGTTTAACCGGGTTTTTGGGAGTGGGTTTAGGGGGGGTTTTGGGAACGGGTTTCACGGGGGTTTTGGGAGTGGGAGTGGGTTTAGGGGGGGTTTTAGGAATGGGTTTAACAGGGGTTTTGGGAGTGGGAGTGGGAGTGGGTTTAGGGGGGGTTTTGGGAGTGGGTTTAGGGGGGATTTTAGGAGTGGGAGTGGGTTTTGGATGTGAAGATACAAGTGTAAAAAATAGAATATTGAGTGTGAGGAAAATAACTAAGGAACAATTTTTTTGTGCCATGATCACAAAACTTTTAAAGTGGTGAAAAATGAGAAGTTAATTGGGATTTATTTATAGTGCTCATGGTGTTGGTGATTTGTGAGAATGTATTTACGTGGCCCTTAAGCCTAAAAATTAGGTTGTATGGATCTAATGCTACCAACTAGCATATGTTAAGGCAATGTTTGAGTATTTGGTGTGTTAGAAGCTTGTGATTTGTGAAGGAAAGTGGGGACTTGAGAAATCTATGGATCTATAAAGAAATGTTACATGAATCTTGTGACTTGATCCTTTCTTCGATTTTATTATAGTAAGATAAATTGAATCATAGAATTGGTCAGATAACTAGACTTTTTACTCGTgctataaaatttaatatcagCATATGTAACTAGACTTAATATTAGATAACTAGACTTTTTACATGTTTCTCATCAAACCCACAATGATAATCTAATATTACAGATAAATAGATCACTGTAATTTTGACAAATCTATCGGGAAGGACCTTTTTCCTTCACACTTTGTGTCCAATTTTGAGTGTAAGTGCATCAAAATGAATATTCTTATGATGCACTTCCTCCCATCAAAACAATTAATAATGCATAATTTTCATTCTTGTCACTCATGCCAAAAAGCCCCCACACTAGATATAACAACTTCCCTACATGTTGAGAAATCTAAATATGGCACTTTCACGTGTCTAGAGGTATAACAACTCATATTATAAAAACAATGCCACATTATTTATCGACTTTTCCTTAATATGGAATGTCACATATGTTGGAACcaaaataagagaaaagaatTTAATGCCAGATATGTGTATCCATTTTTCAACACTAAGCTGCCTAGTTATATCTTTACAAATAAAGAGCTAATTATAtcttttgtaaaagaaaaaaaaaaaaaatagctaaCTATATGCAAAACCGAGTTGAGATCAGCTCCATTGGGTTATCCTCCTTTTCCTCCAGTCTATTGCTCAGATCGTGACATCTGGCAATCAAATATTTCAATGGTCcagattaaattaaataaaactcaTTCAACTTGTTGTCTCCGCCTCATCATCTTCGTCCTGCCGAACACGGCCGCGAAACAACACAGCAGCGGGAGAAGCCGCGCGCGGTCGGCAGCGGCACTTGGTCTCCCCTCTTCTTCCTTCTCGCCTCATCATCTTCAGGGCTGTAACAATCAACTAAATGGAGTCGTGAAATTACAGCTAGTTGTCGTCTTTTTGAAACAAATCTCCGTTGCCGTTTCTTTGAATCTATGTTGCCGTCTCTTTGAATCGTCGCCGCCGTATTTAGTATTTCATTGAAGATTTCTTTGAAAATTATTGCTATAAAATATTTGGGGAAAAAAGGCAGATccaaaagaattgaaaaaaattgcAGATCCAAAGTGGTGAGTTTGATAGAAAGAAGAGACTAAGAATCTAGACACAGTGGCTGCAGAGCTTTGGCATGGTGGTGGCTATTACAGTGGTGAGCTTTGGCATGGTGGTGGCTACACATGtggaagatgaacagtgatATGTGCAgggaagaagagagaaaagtttCCGTGTTAATTTCCttgttctgtttttttaatCTGGAccattgaaatatttttttgccaCATGTCACTATCTGAGCAATTGACTGGAGGAAAAGGAGGATAGCCCAATGGAGCTGATCTCAACTCTGCAAAACCATGATAATTATAGGCACGTCTTAATTCTTAATAGTATACCATAGTCCGTCCATAAGTGATCACCAACATGTGAACTTATTTGGTTGCCGAACGACATGTGAAATGATAGACCCATGCCACTGTATGAATGTTACttaataatctatatatataaatcctagatagttgtccaattgactatctaaaccctaatccacatcacccacttaaaccaatgaaaacctttcatttagccatatcACCCACTTATattcatttaatgtgtggtactaaatgatattattattattattattattattattattattattattattattattattattattcttttgggttactattcattttaattttttttcttcattttattattttgtgtattttattatttttggttcataaTAGGTAATGCTTTtactaataatcttttgttcaatctttgtgtatataattagttggtcgattgtcaagACTATTTACGGATGATTTTGGTACGCAAATTCATCGTCACATTCTTTTGGTTgatccaaataaaaatcaatttgaagtgttaataaaaaaaatagataaaataaaatttactgatGGTTTGTATGTTgttcatgatttttatcatattcaattttgaatacgcagttaagttggtttatctttgcctcaatatatttcaaataaatataaatgaccgatttgataatgaagtagtttatccaactcataaTCCCCCAATGaaatttataatacaaaaaaaacttattatgttccaacatcaattttttttcaatggtcaattatatgttggtATTTCTagagttattttaaagaatgaattaaagatattgctaaccaATATTAATGAAGAATATACCAAGGTGACTTCAAATGTAgtgtataaatatttttttttttaaatgtataaacacatatttaatatctatatcacatttagataacttatattattactattattttgataatacttatttttcgattttagatttactacctatacaaataatttttttatgttataatataaaacaacgaataaaacccgtgcatcgcacgggtaatcGTCTAGTAAAATCATACACTATTTTATTGTAAGTCAACTTTTGAGGAAAATTATTAACTATGAGGTAGTTATTGGTTAGAATTTAAAGTGAATTGtaatcataaatatatatacttaaATGACCTCTAAAACTA
It contains:
- the LOC123908927 gene encoding L-lactate dehydrogenase B-like; this encodes MHKSTSGSSLGPDGLDLTQSFFKSILNASPPSPTNRHNKISVIGAGNVGMAIAQTILTQDLVDELVLVDAIPDKLRGEMLDLQHAAAFLPRTKIQASTDYSVTTGSDLCIVTAGARQLNGESRLNLLQRNVALFKKIIPPLVRYSPHCVLLIVSNPVDVLTYIAWKLSGFPSNRVIGSGTNLDSSRFRFLIADHLDVNAQDVQAYIVGEHGDSSVALWSSISVGGVPVLSFLEKQQIAYEKEMLENIHKEVINGAYEVISLKGYTSWAIGYSVANLARTIMRNQRKIHPVSVLAKGFYGIDGGEVFISLPAQLGRGGVLGVTNIHMTEEEMKRLKDSATTILEVQNQLGI